The Myxococcota bacterium genome segment AGACCGCGCAAGCCGATCGGCACCACGGGCACGGGCGTGCGCGCCACGATCCGCTCCACACCGGGCCGGAACGGGCTCATGCGGCCGTCGCCGGTGAGTCGTCCCTCGGGGAAGATGCACACCACGTGGTTGTGCCCGAGCTCCTCCGCGATGCGGTCGAAGGCGGCGTCGAGTGTCTCTGCGTTCTCTCGCGCGCTCGCGATCGGAATCACCTTGGCGTCGCGGAACACGAAGCCCAGCCCCGGGATGGCGAGAAAGTCCTGGTGCATGACGAAGCGGGCCGGCCGCTTGCAGACACTCGCGATGAACAGCCAGTCGATGAAGGTCACGTGGTTCGCGACCAGCAGCGCGGGGCCTCTCTGGGGAATGTTCTCGCGCCCCGTATAGTGCAGGCGGTAGAGCACGTTCGCGAGGATCCAGGCCACGAAGCGGAACAGGAACTCCGGGATCACGCCGTACACGTAGATCGCGACCAGAGCGTTCTGCACGCCCAGCACGAACAGGATCCACGGGACCGAGACTCCGAGCTTCAAGAGCGCCGTGGTCTCGAGCGCCGACGCCACCATGAAGGCCGCGCCCAGGATGTTGCTGCCGGCGATCACGCGCGAGCGCCGGCTCGGGTCCGAGCGCTGCTGCACGAGCGCGTAGAGCGGCACCACGAACACGCCGCTCGAAGCCGCGATCAGGAGCAAGTCGAGCGCGATGCGCACGCCGTGCGGCGCAGCGAGCACGTCGCGCAGGACGCGCAGCTCGCCCCCGGCAGTCACGGGGTGGGGGCTGGCGAAGAACAGGTCGAGCACGAACAAGCTCATGCCGATCGAGCCCAGGGGCACGAGCCCGAGCTCGACGCGCCGACCCGAGAGTCTCTCGCAGGCGAGTGACCCGACGCCGATCCCCACGCAGAACAGCGCCAGGAAGAAGGTGATCACGCCCTCGCCACCGCCGAGCACGTCGCGCGTGTAGGTCGGGAGCAGCGACAGGAACGCCGCGCCGAAGAACCAGAACCACGAGATCGCCAGCACCGA includes the following:
- a CDS encoding MFS transporter: MSALTLLGARRFGAFFWAQFLGAFNDNLFRNALVVFTTFRAVSVLGLPSEQVVTLSGGVFTLPFFLFSATAGQLADKLPKHRLLRWVKAFEIPTMAFAAGAIWLESGALMLCALFLTGLQAAFFGPVKYGVLPQLLDEDDLVTGNALVETGTSLAILLGTICGGLLLGLGDSGPGWVAACVVSLAACGWLASLAVPVVPAESPGLRIARNPFAPLAETLAITRANRAVFLSVLAISWFWFFGAAFLSLLPTYTRDVLGGGEGVITFFLALFCVGIGVGSLACERLSGRRVELGLVPLGSIGMSLFVLDLFFASPHPVTAGGELRVLRDVLAAPHGVRIALDLLLIAASSGVFVVPLYALVQQRSDPSRRSRVIAGSNILGAAFMVASALETTALLKLGVSVPWILFVLGVQNALVAIYVYGVIPEFLFRFVAWILANVLYRLHYTGRENIPQRGPALLVANHVTFIDWLFIASVCKRPARFVMHQDFLAIPGLGFVFRDAKVIPIASARENAETLDAAFDRIAEELGHNHVVCIFPEGRLTGDGRMSPFRPGVERIVARTPVPVVPIGLRGLWGSFFSRKHGHAMRRPFRRFWSRIDLAIGEPVPPERVRADDLARRVAALAELEPPAPLQSRPQATTS